The Neobacillus sp. OS1-2 genome includes a window with the following:
- a CDS encoding PAS domain S-box protein, producing MNALLGTFHPYFIVIAIGLTIMASYTSLDMFTLIRSSNQNKRLLFLGGSLSMGIGIWVMNFMALISADTNRLASYHIPLTILSIFIGIAFTGMAFLALFGKTIRLPHLLIGSSFLTLAVIAIQVIGLYAMDVSIKYNVLLLLFSGFVIFGSFLFSLWILFSSSYSQGHQSWLKPVSALIISGAITEGHFLLKRAATTTSEVVQSSNTDSPFFIFLVLFVSVLITGGLIISSMLISKQLAATDTNLKDIKAALDASTIVAITDRYGNISFVNDKFEEISKYQKEEIIGKNHRILNSGYHPKEFFQQLWKTIQAGQIWRGEIRNKAKDGSFYWVDTTIVPFLNKKGKPVQYIAIRSDISKRKKAEENLRETIKENVDIKFALDQSSIVAFTDARGKITSVNEKFCEISKYSREEIIGMDHRILNSGYHPKDFFKNLWKTIGEGNVWKGEIRNKAKDGTYYWVDTTIVPFLNDQAKPYQYLAIRNDITERKKTEEVLHRQDKLAAVGQLAAGVAHEIRNPLTSMKGYTEFLQLDEKDPERMEFLNIILDEIDRVNTIVEDFMVLAKPKAVELEEKNVVPVIRNVVSLLEFEARKKNVRLSFNCNHEIIQIECDENRLKQVFLNFIKNGIEAMPNGGDLLVKTAIQDNNVQISIQDSGVGIPKDKLQKLGEPFYTTKRNGNGLGLMVSFKIIESHNGKVFVESEPNKGTTFNILLPTKIA from the coding sequence ATTATGGCGTCATATACATCATTAGATATGTTTACTTTAATAAGGTCTTCCAACCAAAATAAACGACTTCTGTTCCTTGGCGGTTCATTATCCATGGGAATTGGAATTTGGGTCATGAATTTTATGGCACTCATTTCTGCAGATACAAATCGGCTTGCCAGCTATCATATTCCACTGACGATTCTATCAATTTTTATCGGTATTGCGTTTACCGGTATGGCGTTTTTGGCCCTTTTTGGAAAAACGATTAGATTGCCGCATTTACTTATTGGCAGTTCATTTTTAACCTTAGCCGTCATAGCGATTCAAGTAATCGGTTTATATGCTATGGACGTAAGCATTAAGTATAACGTATTGCTGCTGCTTTTTTCGGGATTTGTCATTTTTGGCTCATTTTTATTTTCTTTATGGATCCTTTTTTCGTCAAGTTATTCACAAGGTCATCAGTCTTGGTTAAAACCGGTCAGTGCGCTGATTATATCTGGGGCTATTACTGAAGGCCATTTCCTATTAAAACGGGCAGCAACTACCACAAGTGAGGTGGTACAGAGCTCAAACACAGATAGCCCCTTCTTTATCTTTTTGGTGTTATTTGTTTCAGTCTTAATCACTGGCGGCCTCATTATTTCGAGTATGTTGATTAGTAAACAATTAGCTGCAACCGATACCAATCTAAAGGATATAAAGGCTGCACTGGATGCATCGACTATTGTAGCAATTACTGACCGGTATGGGAACATTTCCTTTGTAAATGATAAATTTGAGGAGATATCCAAGTATCAAAAAGAAGAGATTATTGGCAAAAACCACAGGATATTAAACTCAGGGTATCATCCAAAGGAATTCTTTCAACAGTTATGGAAAACGATCCAGGCTGGTCAGATTTGGCGCGGGGAAATCCGTAATAAAGCGAAGGACGGTTCCTTTTATTGGGTGGATACTACGATTGTCCCTTTTTTAAATAAAAAAGGTAAACCCGTCCAATATATTGCTATTCGCTCGGATATCTCTAAGCGAAAAAAAGCTGAAGAAAATCTAAGAGAAACCATCAAAGAAAATGTTGATATCAAATTTGCTCTTGATCAATCGTCGATTGTTGCATTTACGGATGCCAGAGGGAAAATTACCAGCGTAAATGAAAAATTCTGTGAAATTTCAAAATACAGCCGCGAAGAAATCATTGGTATGGACCATAGAATCCTAAATTCAGGCTATCACCCGAAGGACTTTTTCAAGAACCTTTGGAAAACAATCGGTGAGGGGAATGTTTGGAAAGGGGAAATTAGGAATAAGGCCAAAGATGGAACCTATTATTGGGTAGATACGACGATCGTTCCATTTTTAAATGATCAGGCCAAACCATACCAGTATCTTGCCATTCGAAATGATATTACAGAACGGAAGAAAACTGAAGAGGTACTCCATCGCCAAGATAAGCTTGCTGCCGTGGGTCAATTGGCTGCGGGGGTCGCTCATGAAATACGCAATCCGCTTACATCGATGAAAGGGTATACCGAATTTTTACAGTTAGATGAAAAAGATCCAGAACGGATGGAGTTTTTAAATATCATTCTTGATGAAATTGACCGGGTTAATACGATTGTTGAGGATTTTATGGTGTTAGCGAAACCAAAGGCAGTTGAATTAGAGGAAAAGAATGTTGTTCCGGTGATAAGAAACGTGGTGTCACTGCTTGAATTTGAAGCAAGAAAGAAGAATGTCCGCTTATCCTTTAATTGTAATCACGAAATTATTCAAATTGAATGTGATGAGAACAGATTAAAGCAAGTTTTCCTAAACTTTATTAAAAACGGAATCGAAGCGATGCCAAATGGCGGAGACTTACTTGTGAAAACGGCGATACAGGATAACAATGTGCAGATTTCAATTCAGGACTCAGGTGTCGGGATCCCGAAAGATAAATTGCAGAAGCTAGGTGAACCGTTTTACACTACGAAGCGTAATGGAAATGGTCTGGGATTAATGGTTAGTTTTAAAATTATTGAAAGTCATAATGGGAAAGTATTTGTTGAAAGTGAGCCAAATAAAGGAACAACCTTCAATATATTATTACCCACAAAGATTGCTTAA